In Turicibacter sanguinis, a genomic segment contains:
- a CDS encoding ribokinase: MKVLNMGSCNIDYIYEVDHMVKPGETQSVSSLQVVSGGKGLNQSIALAKAGVNVYHAGLIGADGGILKEALTSHGANCEYLKEVDEKSGHAIIQIDRRGENCILVYPGANHCFTEAKVDEILSDFNEGDLLLLQNEINLMDYIVKSAHERGLKIALNPAPFNDKVKAIDLSLIDYLVVNEIEGCDLANEEDESKVIDTLKSMYPQTHILLTLGSKGCLYTQGEMVIKQEAYKVEAVDTTAAGDTFIGYFIAGLVEGYEIKECLELAARASSITVTRKGSSSSIPTIEEVRQL; this comes from the coding sequence ATGAAAGTATTAAATATGGGTTCATGTAACATTGATTATATTTATGAAGTTGACCATATGGTTAAACCCGGTGAAACGCAGTCTGTAAGTTCACTGCAAGTTGTTAGTGGTGGTAAAGGATTAAATCAATCGATTGCTCTTGCTAAGGCAGGCGTTAATGTTTATCATGCCGGATTAATTGGAGCAGACGGTGGAATTTTAAAAGAAGCATTAACATCTCACGGAGCCAATTGTGAGTATTTAAAAGAAGTGGATGAGAAGTCGGGACATGCGATTATTCAAATTGATCGTCGTGGAGAAAACTGTATCTTAGTTTATCCGGGAGCTAATCATTGTTTTACAGAAGCAAAAGTTGATGAGATTTTATCAGATTTTAATGAAGGTGATTTATTACTGTTACAAAATGAGATTAATTTAATGGATTATATCGTCAAATCAGCTCATGAACGTGGTTTGAAAATCGCACTTAATCCCGCTCCATTTAACGATAAAGTGAAAGCAATTGATTTATCTTTGATTGATTATCTTGTCGTTAATGAAATAGAGGGATGTGATTTGGCAAATGAGGAAGATGAGTCAAAGGTAATAGATACTTTAAAATCCATGTATCCACAGACACATATTTTATTAACACTTGGAAGTAAGGGGTGCCTTTATACACAGGGAGAAATGGTTATTAAACAAGAAGCATACAAAGTAGAAGCTGTGGATACAACAGCAGCGGGAGATACGTTCATTGGATATTTTATTGCTGGATTAGTTGAAGGATATGAGATTAAAGAGTGTTTAGAATTAGCAGCTCGTGCTTCTTCAATAACGGTGACGAGAAAAGGATCATCCTCTTCTATTCCAACAATAGAGGAAGTGAGACAGTTATAA
- a CDS encoding VanZ family protein, with protein MRRKLAVIVCLLWMAFIFYQSSQTSQQSNELSHEIVNYIGSQQKEETKVETPESMVIQESKWSFEQVNVFIRKSAHAFEFFILAILLAWVLIEYHISGWKVTVMTLLAVLLYAISDEFHQLFVEGRSARIFDVTVDFVGGVIGISFVQLILKIRQIKSRR; from the coding sequence ATGAGAAGAAAGTTAGCAGTGATTGTTTGTTTGCTTTGGATGGCATTTATTTTTTATCAATCTTCACAAACTTCACAACAATCAAATGAACTGAGTCATGAAATTGTCAATTATATTGGTAGCCAACAAAAAGAAGAAACGAAAGTTGAAACACCTGAATCAATGGTGATACAGGAAAGTAAATGGAGCTTCGAACAAGTTAACGTGTTTATTCGCAAAAGTGCCCACGCGTTTGAGTTTTTTATTTTAGCTATTTTATTAGCTTGGGTTTTGATAGAATATCATATTTCAGGATGGAAAGTTACTGTTATGACACTACTAGCTGTGTTGCTTTATGCAATAAGTGATGAATTTCATCAGTTATTTGTTGAAGGAAGAAGTGCTAGGATTTTTGATGTCACGGTAGATTTTGTTGGTGGGGTTATTGGAATTTCATTCGTTCAACTTATATTAAAAATAAGGCAAATAAAAAGCAGGAGATAA
- a CDS encoding LysR family transcriptional regulator, which yields MQIEQLKYFISIIEHQTYLQAAEVLNISQSSLSKKIIALENELDIILFDRSKRSIVLTEAGKVFYEESQKMILCYEEMLHTIQPFTMNGRGSIKLATLPVLAPYHLLAPLQKFKNQYPNLNLSIQELEEEAIITGLKHRVYDLGIIRKEYIDEKEFDFYKIAEDELVALLPIHHPFSNTTEISLTDLKDESFIFMNKHTGIYTLCLKSCQDAGFYPKILQTARIETILSSVINGDMISLLMSQQLNSFNQHGIVVIPIKPTIKSELGIIRYKKSPLRRNQKELIHFLSNSK from the coding sequence ATGCAAATTGAACAATTAAAATATTTTATCTCAATCATTGAACATCAAACGTATTTACAAGCAGCTGAAGTGTTAAATATTTCTCAATCCTCGCTTTCAAAAAAAATTATTGCTCTAGAGAATGAATTAGATATTATTTTATTCGACCGTAGTAAACGCTCTATTGTATTAACCGAAGCCGGGAAAGTTTTTTATGAAGAATCCCAAAAAATGATACTCTGTTATGAGGAGATGTTACACACTATTCAACCATTTACAATGAATGGACGTGGAAGCATTAAATTAGCCACTTTACCCGTTTTAGCACCCTATCATCTATTGGCACCTCTACAAAAGTTTAAAAATCAGTATCCAAATCTGAATCTCTCTATTCAAGAACTTGAAGAAGAAGCAATTATTACAGGCCTAAAACATCGAGTCTATGATCTTGGAATTATTAGAAAAGAATATATAGATGAGAAGGAATTTGACTTTTATAAAATTGCAGAAGATGAACTGGTCGCTCTATTACCTATCCATCATCCATTTTCTAATACCACAGAAATTTCTTTAACGGATTTAAAAGATGAATCATTTATTTTTATGAATAAACATACGGGAATTTATACACTCTGTTTAAAATCTTGCCAAGATGCAGGATTTTATCCTAAAATACTTCAAACAGCACGAATTGAAACCATTTTAAGTTCTGTCATCAATGGGGACATGATTAGTTTACTAATGAGCCAACAGTTAAATAGTTTTAATCAACATGGAATTGTTGTTATCCCGATTAAACCAACAATTAAAAGTGAACTTGGAATCATTCGATATAAAAAATCTCCTCTACGCAGAAATCAAAAAGAACTAATACACTTCTTATCAAACTCCAAATAA
- a CDS encoding UbiD family decarboxylase, giving the protein MANQIHDLRSAIEFLKQHENQIVYTNSEVDCEAEISEIYRYVGAGGTVMRPTKIGPAMLFNHVKDYEHSKVLIGLFASRERVGLMLGCEPDRLGFLLNDALNHPVDPIEIPQAKAKCQEVVHLSTDEGFDIRKILPAPKNTLEDAGPYITMGLCYASDPDTKAGDITIHRLCLQSKDELTMFFTPGVRHIDAFRKKAEGNQNNLPISISIGVDPAIYVTSCFEPPATPLGFNELSIAGGLRGKPVELTKCLTIDEMAIANAEYVIEGELVFGQRMREDINTNTGKAMPEFPGYTGVADQALPVIKVKAITHRKNPIMQTCIGPSEEHVNLAGIPTEASILNMVERAMPGRVLNVYAHSSGGGKYLAILQFKKSIPSDEGRQRQAALVAFSAFPELKHVILVDEDVDIFDSNDVLWALTTRYQGDLDTVFIPGVRCHPLDPSSSNLYHPSILSTGIACKTIYDCTVPFIQKERFKRSSFKEVNLSDYDIKPLK; this is encoded by the coding sequence ATGGCTAACCAAATTCATGATTTAAGGAGTGCTATTGAATTTTTAAAACAACATGAAAATCAAATCGTTTATACAAATTCAGAAGTTGATTGCGAAGCTGAAATTTCGGAGATTTACCGTTATGTTGGAGCGGGAGGAACAGTTATGCGTCCAACTAAAATCGGTCCAGCTATGTTATTTAATCATGTAAAAGATTATGAACATTCAAAAGTGTTAATCGGTTTATTCGCATCTCGCGAACGCGTCGGATTAATGCTCGGTTGTGAGCCTGATCGTCTTGGATTTTTATTAAATGATGCTTTAAATCATCCAGTTGATCCTATTGAAATTCCACAAGCAAAGGCAAAGTGTCAGGAAGTCGTTCATTTATCAACAGATGAAGGATTTGATATCCGAAAAATCTTACCGGCACCCAAAAATACACTAGAAGATGCAGGCCCTTATATTACGATGGGACTCTGTTATGCAAGTGATCCAGATACGAAAGCTGGAGATATTACGATTCATCGCTTGTGCTTACAATCTAAGGATGAATTAACAATGTTTTTTACGCCTGGTGTTCGTCATATTGACGCGTTTAGAAAGAAAGCTGAGGGAAATCAAAATAATTTACCTATTTCAATTAGTATTGGAGTCGATCCAGCAATTTATGTAACTTCTTGTTTTGAACCGCCTGCTACTCCTCTTGGATTCAATGAATTAAGTATTGCAGGTGGCCTTCGAGGGAAACCAGTTGAATTGACAAAGTGTTTAACAATCGATGAAATGGCAATTGCAAATGCTGAGTATGTGATTGAAGGTGAACTTGTTTTCGGTCAACGTATGCGTGAAGATATTAATACGAATACTGGAAAAGCAATGCCTGAGTTCCCTGGCTATACGGGCGTTGCGGATCAAGCTTTACCTGTGATTAAAGTGAAGGCCATTACTCATCGAAAAAATCCAATCATGCAAACATGTATTGGCCCAAGTGAGGAACATGTAAATTTAGCAGGGATTCCTACTGAAGCTAGCATCTTAAATATGGTAGAACGTGCTATGCCAGGGCGTGTTTTAAATGTATACGCACATTCATCAGGTGGAGGAAAATATTTAGCAATCTTACAATTCAAAAAATCAATTCCAAGTGATGAGGGAAGACAACGTCAGGCTGCCTTAGTAGCATTCTCTGCCTTTCCAGAGTTAAAACATGTTATCTTAGTCGATGAAGATGTGGATATCTTTGATTCAAATGATGTTTTATGGGCATTAACAACTAGATATCAAGGTGATTTAGATACTGTTTTTATTCCAGGTGTTCGTTGTCATCCACTCGATCCATCTTCATCTAATTTATATCATCCAAGCATTTTGAGTACAGGGATTGCTTGCAAAACCATTTATGATTGTACCGTACCATTTATACAAAAAGAGCGATTTAAACGTTCAAGTTTTAAAGAAGTTAACTTATCAGATTATGATATTAAGCCGTTAAAATAA
- a CDS encoding alpha/beta hydrolase, with protein MTKQKRPFKENLLDVTNIEPKYLDISYATLSERQKLDIYLPSVDEGPFPVIVHIHGGAFKMGNKRDEQLTSILLGLKRGYAIVSVNYRLSQEAKFPAAVEDVKAAIRFIKANAKKYQLNPNKIAVWGGSAGGHLSAMVGVTSHLSLFEHPQLGNIEQSSAVQAVVDWFGPINFLTMDEQFKELEVNTKLGITCSINSPESEYIGTLITEVPDLVQKSNPETYIDASNPPFFIQHGTADGNIPYLQSVYFSNKLKEVIGENKVYFELLEGAGHGDGVFSDKLYFTASENLEKVFVFLDSVLK; from the coding sequence ATGACTAAACAAAAGCGTCCATTCAAAGAAAATTTATTAGACGTAACAAACATTGAGCCTAAATATTTGGATATTTCATATGCGACATTAAGTGAAAGACAAAAGCTAGATATCTATTTACCAAGTGTTGATGAGGGGCCGTTCCCCGTTATTGTTCATATTCATGGTGGAGCATTCAAAATGGGAAATAAGCGTGATGAACAATTAACGAGTATTTTATTAGGGCTTAAACGAGGATATGCTATTGTATCAGTTAATTACCGATTAAGCCAAGAAGCAAAGTTTCCAGCAGCGGTCGAGGATGTAAAAGCAGCTATTCGTTTTATTAAAGCAAATGCCAAAAAGTATCAGTTGAATCCGAATAAAATTGCAGTATGGGGTGGTTCTGCAGGTGGACATTTATCAGCAATGGTTGGAGTAACTTCACATCTAAGTCTATTTGAACATCCACAATTAGGGAATATAGAGCAATCATCGGCTGTTCAAGCAGTTGTAGATTGGTTTGGACCGATTAACTTTTTAACGATGGATGAGCAGTTTAAAGAACTTGAGGTTAATACTAAATTAGGTATCACTTGTTCTATTAATTCACCAGAATCTGAGTATATTGGAACGTTAATTACAGAAGTACCTGACTTAGTTCAAAAAAGTAATCCTGAAACTTACATTGATGCTTCTAATCCACCATTCTTTATTCAACACGGAACAGCAGATGGGAATATTCCATATCTTCAATCGGTGTATTTCTCAAATAAATTAAAAGAAGTGATAGGCGAAAATAAGGTCTACTTTGAATTACTTGAGGGAGCAGGACATGGAGATGGGGTCTTCTCAGACAAACTGTATTTTACAGCTTCAGAAAATTTAGAAAAAGTATTTGTATTTTTAGATTCAGTTTTAAAATAA
- a CDS encoding DUF2726 domain-containing protein — MSKIFDGKLKRVGGVRHSEYSEYLERKKHGDFVVKGGVFTDSERAFYSKLELVTERFPLRPLVKVALKDIFDIKDSFLNHNQIHLERLKNYYIDFLVCDEETMIPLLAIFLGKHNLDEMKFIEGLFEEFEINIAHVEEKEEYNVIELIQIMELNIDMKSLIK; from the coding sequence ATGAGTAAAATTTTTGACGGTAAATTAAAAAGAGTAGGGGGCGTTCGACATTCTGAATACAGTGAGTATTTAGAAAGAAAAAAGCATGGTGATTTTGTCGTAAAAGGTGGTGTCTTCACAGATAGTGAGCGTGCCTTTTATTCAAAGCTAGAATTAGTAACAGAAAGATTTCCACTTCGACCATTAGTGAAAGTAGCATTAAAAGATATATTTGATATTAAAGACAGCTTTCTGAATCATAATCAAATTCATTTAGAAAGATTAAAAAATTATTACATTGATTTCTTAGTTTGTGATGAAGAAACAATGATCCCATTATTAGCAATCTTTTTAGGCAAACATAATTTAGATGAAATGAAATTTATCGAGGGATTATTCGAAGAATTCGAGATTAATATCGCTCATGTCGAAGAAAAAGAAGAATACAATGTAATTGAATTAATTCAAATAATGGAGTTAAATATTGATATGAAAAGTTTAATCAAGTAG
- a CDS encoding phytoene desaturase family protein → MKYDVIVIGSGLGGLTCASHLSVLGYKVAVFEQHFLAGGYATNFKRHGYEFDVSLHGIGGLQPGGNVYSILQACHVLDKIKPIKNKLAYQVEWKGKLIEIPNDLKKYQELLIELFKEYEKEIMNLFKAITRFENGFNRFILQSHKGVLNKVHPDAALSMSWSMKTTDEVIRKYVNDDEFIRFFTTLWSYYGLPPKQLSAIYFFIPWVSYHHHGKFYIQGGGGKLSNAFVDVIHEHGGKVFLKSEVVEITLKHRQASGIKLKDGTQYEADIIVSNVNPITLSTLLPTNHLKIKPQEIGCSLSQLYLVLDCHPSKLKIPEEEVFFLGGDTPEQDYEITLNQQFDTCGFLLTNYGSIDSNFEGILTMTYLDNYERWPSEKTQYKLKKEEVTQMMLARLEKMYPGITSHIVVKELGTPKTMERYTKNPKGAVYGYAQTVKQSGRYRLKNQTNISNLFMSSAWNNPGGGYEGVISSGIMTARRIHLMNYK, encoded by the coding sequence ATGAAGTATGATGTTATTGTAATTGGATCAGGACTTGGCGGATTAACATGTGCTTCTCATCTATCAGTACTTGGGTACAAAGTCGCAGTGTTTGAACAACATTTTTTAGCAGGAGGATATGCGACAAATTTTAAGCGACATGGATATGAATTTGATGTTTCACTACATGGAATTGGTGGTTTACAACCAGGAGGAAATGTTTATAGTATTTTACAAGCATGTCACGTACTAGATAAAATAAAACCGATAAAAAATAAATTAGCTTATCAGGTTGAATGGAAAGGAAAGCTCATTGAAATTCCGAATGATTTAAAGAAATATCAAGAACTCTTGATTGAGTTGTTTAAAGAATATGAAAAAGAAATTATGAACTTATTTAAGGCGATTACACGGTTTGAAAATGGATTTAATCGATTCATTTTACAAAGTCATAAAGGAGTATTGAATAAAGTGCATCCTGATGCAGCGCTATCTATGAGTTGGTCGATGAAAACAACGGATGAAGTCATCAGAAAATACGTTAACGATGATGAATTTATACGCTTCTTCACGACTCTATGGTCGTACTATGGGTTGCCCCCTAAGCAACTTAGTGCCATTTATTTTTTCATTCCATGGGTTAGCTATCACCATCATGGAAAGTTTTATATTCAGGGTGGCGGTGGAAAACTATCAAATGCTTTTGTAGACGTTATTCATGAGCATGGAGGAAAAGTCTTCTTAAAATCAGAGGTAGTCGAAATTACTTTAAAGCATCGACAAGCAAGTGGCATCAAGTTGAAAGATGGAACGCAGTATGAAGCTGATATCATTGTTTCAAATGTTAATCCGATCACGTTAAGTACTTTATTACCGACTAATCATTTGAAAATAAAACCTCAAGAAATCGGATGCAGTTTAAGTCAACTTTACTTAGTCTTAGACTGCCATCCATCTAAGTTGAAAATTCCAGAAGAGGAAGTTTTCTTCTTAGGAGGAGACACACCTGAACAAGATTATGAAATAACCTTAAATCAACAATTTGATACATGTGGATTTTTGTTGACGAATTATGGTTCAATTGATTCAAATTTCGAAGGAATCTTGACTATGACGTATTTAGATAATTATGAGAGGTGGCCAAGCGAAAAAACACAATATAAGTTGAAAAAAGAAGAAGTTACTCAAATGATGTTAGCAAGGTTAGAAAAAATGTATCCTGGCATCACATCTCATATCGTGGTTAAGGAATTAGGAACGCCTAAAACGATGGAGCGATACACTAAAAATCCTAAAGGTGCTGTTTATGGATATGCCCAAACAGTGAAACAATCAGGAAGATATAGATTGAAAAATCAAACAAATATTTCAAATTTATTTATGAGTAGTGCTTGGAATAATCCAGGTGGTGGTTATGAAGGTGTTATTTCCTCGGGAATAATGACGGCTAGACGAATTCATTTAATGAATTATAAATAA
- a CDS encoding MATE family efflux transporter translates to MKDKLNQLAIPLMLNNVLGLLIGLCDQAMIGHVSITGFAAVGIVAGIINSLSGVLGSISITFNILGARAKGVEDDELLESYYQIHLIQSLMIGLIFTSFVFLFGRPILQIVYQLEGKVLDEAMSYAFIFSMTLGLNLLLFTGSAYFKIMNQTKYILISNLTAAILNVIFDYILIFGLFGLKPLGIIGNAMGSVLALLVNLCIYFFVLKMRIRKKPKALNLEHLKCSLKLSMPLMIQEFLESTVIVLIIGALVARIGLLEVAVYQLLTMIIEITLMPTYAYGQGVLTLIGEGIENSSKILYQGIIRALLFYFIFATCFMINRESLLGFITNQSVMIETASSYLPFVYLISVLFIPMTLYKFKLQAIGSTKRVIADTLISYSIGLLVAFLLGLITQRLLSIYIGLGSAYCICLFLFRSHSFKV, encoded by the coding sequence TTGAAAGATAAATTGAATCAATTAGCAATTCCATTAATGTTAAATAATGTGTTAGGCCTATTAATTGGACTTTGTGATCAGGCAATGATTGGACATGTTTCAATAACAGGGTTTGCAGCTGTTGGAATTGTAGCAGGAATTATTAATAGTTTATCTGGTGTGTTAGGGAGCATATCTATCACTTTTAATATTTTAGGGGCTCGTGCGAAAGGTGTTGAGGATGATGAATTATTGGAATCATATTACCAAATTCATCTGATACAAAGTTTAATGATTGGCCTCATCTTTACTAGTTTTGTTTTTCTTTTTGGAAGACCTATTCTTCAAATTGTTTATCAACTAGAAGGAAAAGTATTAGATGAAGCCATGAGTTATGCCTTTATTTTTAGCATGACACTTGGATTAAACTTACTTCTATTTACGGGTTCAGCCTATTTTAAAATAATGAATCAAACAAAGTATATTTTAATTAGTAACTTAACAGCGGCTATTTTAAATGTTATCTTTGATTATATTTTAATTTTTGGTTTGTTTGGATTGAAGCCACTTGGGATTATTGGAAATGCGATGGGTTCTGTATTAGCACTTCTTGTTAATCTATGTATCTATTTCTTTGTTTTAAAAATGAGAATACGTAAGAAACCTAAGGCGCTAAATTTAGAACATCTTAAGTGTTCATTAAAATTATCCATGCCATTAATGATTCAAGAATTCCTTGAAAGTACGGTTATTGTGCTAATTATAGGGGCATTAGTTGCCAGAATTGGATTACTTGAAGTGGCGGTTTATCAGCTATTGACGATGATTATTGAGATTACATTGATGCCTACGTATGCGTATGGGCAAGGAGTATTGACCCTCATTGGAGAAGGGATAGAAAATTCGTCTAAAATTTTGTATCAGGGAATTATAAGGGCGCTTCTTTTTTACTTTATTTTCGCTACTTGTTTTATGATAAATCGTGAATCATTATTAGGGTTTATCACAAATCAGTCTGTGATGATTGAGACAGCAAGTAGCTACTTACCGTTTGTATACCTCATCTCAGTTTTATTCATTCCAATGACGTTGTATAAATTTAAATTACAAGCCATTGGTTCCACGAAAAGAGTCATTGCTGATACTTTAATTAGTTATAGTATAGGTCTTTTAGTTGCATTTTTATTGGGTTTAATTACTCAACGATTACTTAGTATTTATATTGGACTAGGGAGTGCCTATTGTATTTGTCTATTTCTATTTAGAAGCCATTCGTTTAAAGTTTAA
- a CDS encoding response regulator transcription factor, with product MNILLIEDEVLVLDALKAYLEREQYRVFVATTGNEGLTIFEKEKIDLVILDLMLPDMKGEEICQQIRAISDVYLFMLTAKGSLEHRILGLNLGADDYLVKPFSPRELVARIKTVVRRMNGPLQNINLYDDGYLLIDQSKRIVKVQEEIVPFTTTEFNLLVLLMDNKGKVLTREQLINQILGFDFNGYDRTIDVHIKNIRKKIEQDTKQPRYIVTVMKVGYKFGGHF from the coding sequence GTGAATATTTTATTAATTGAAGATGAAGTGCTGGTTTTAGATGCATTAAAAGCTTATCTTGAACGTGAGCAATATCGAGTATTTGTAGCAACAACAGGAAATGAAGGATTGACTATTTTTGAAAAAGAAAAAATAGATCTCGTTATTTTAGACCTCATGCTACCCGATATGAAAGGGGAAGAGATTTGCCAACAAATTCGTGCTATTTCGGATGTTTACTTGTTCATGTTAACAGCTAAAGGGAGTCTTGAACATCGAATTTTAGGATTAAATTTAGGAGCTGATGATTATCTAGTTAAACCATTTAGTCCTCGTGAACTAGTCGCGCGGATTAAAACAGTGGTTAGAAGAATGAATGGACCTTTACAAAATATAAACCTATATGATGATGGTTATTTACTGATTGATCAATCCAAAAGAATCGTTAAAGTTCAAGAAGAAATCGTTCCCTTTACAACAACCGAATTTAATTTGCTTGTTTTGTTAATGGATAATAAAGGTAAAGTTTTGACGCGAGAACAATTGATTAATCAGATACTCGGTTTTGATTTTAATGGCTATGATCGCACAATTGATGTGCATATCAAAAATATTCGTAAAAAAATTGAACAAGATACAAAACAGCCCCGCTATATAGTGACTGTTATGAAAGTGGGATATAAATTTGGGGGGCACTTTTAA
- a CDS encoding sensor histidine kinase has protein sequence MVSIRRQLTVMFFGCASLTAILIYYFVNLTICSRIDEYMMENQEKRNERLVTYFEDYYQKNKQFSSDAGSELMHEAYMNQFCLILMDSNQNVIWGMSPDSIKGDSMAPISGDYQAKIYELKVDDELIGYLEIGQHTPLLLSQQDLDFKESINRSMILSTLVAIVIILGLSILFSKPLSKAIHDVSNMAFKISKGVFDLRIQRKSKIREIQILNNSINELADKLQQQDTLRKQLISDVSHELRTPLNILQTNFEAMIDGVLPLNQERLQSLNSEVIRFGELLKNLEVLKRFDSGDEKSMYAPLSLFELINGMESEIKALLSQKYIQYEFNSSLLETDLIIGNSNQIKQVILNLVSNSFKFTKEYGVVLIKLSKTSDEIILHVEDNGIGIKEDEIPYLFERFYRSAQIRHQTEGSGIGLSIVKKIIDLHDAKVEIKSEVGAGTIVEIHFLKVI, from the coding sequence ATGGTTAGTATTAGAAGACAATTAACTGTCATGTTTTTTGGATGTGCTAGTTTAACCGCTATTTTAATTTATTATTTTGTCAATTTAACCATTTGTTCTCGAATAGATGAGTATATGATGGAAAATCAGGAAAAACGTAATGAACGCTTGGTCACCTATTTTGAAGATTATTATCAGAAAAATAAGCAGTTCTCATCTGATGCAGGTTCCGAACTAATGCACGAAGCTTATATGAATCAATTTTGTTTGATTTTAATGGATTCAAATCAAAATGTCATTTGGGGGATGAGTCCCGATTCAATAAAAGGAGATAGTATGGCTCCAATATCTGGGGACTATCAGGCAAAGATATACGAACTAAAAGTAGATGATGAGCTAATTGGATATTTAGAAATTGGTCAGCATACCCCATTATTATTATCTCAACAAGATCTTGATTTTAAAGAATCGATTAATCGAAGTATGATATTAAGTACGCTAGTCGCAATTGTGATTATTTTAGGATTGAGTATTCTATTCTCTAAACCTTTATCAAAGGCAATTCATGACGTTTCAAATATGGCATTTAAAATCTCAAAGGGAGTATTTGATTTACGGATTCAACGTAAAAGTAAAATTCGAGAAATACAAATTTTAAATAATAGTATTAATGAATTAGCAGATAAGTTACAACAACAGGATACATTAAGAAAACAATTAATCTCTGATGTATCACATGAGTTGAGAACGCCATTAAATATTCTACAAACTAATTTTGAGGCGATGATTGATGGAGTATTGCCATTAAATCAAGAACGATTACAATCGCTTAATAGTGAGGTCATTCGCTTTGGAGAATTATTAAAAAATCTAGAAGTGTTGAAGAGATTCGATTCGGGAGATGAAAAATCGATGTATGCCCCATTATCTTTATTTGAGCTGATTAACGGGATGGAATCAGAAATAAAAGCTCTATTATCCCAAAAATATATTCAGTATGAATTTAATTCAAGTCTTCTAGAAACAGATCTTATCATTGGAAATTCAAATCAAATTAAACAGGTTATCTTAAATTTAGTTTCAAATAGTTTTAAATTTACCAAAGAATATGGGGTTGTTTTAATTAAGTTATCCAAAACATCAGATGAAATTATTTTACATGTTGAAGATAATGGAATAGGGATTAAAGAAGATGAAATACCCTATCTATTTGAACGATTTTATCGCTCAGCTCAGATTCGTCATCAAACAGAGGGTAGCGGCATCGGCTTAAGTATTGTAAAAAAAATTATTGATTTACATGATGCAAAGGTTGAAATTAAAAGTGAAGTGGGGGCAGGAACAATTGTTGAAATTCATTTTTTAAAAGTTATTTAA